From Oceanipulchritudo coccoides, one genomic window encodes:
- a CDS encoding PhnE/PtxC family ABC transporter permease encodes ALQEIIVAILLVAIFGFGPLAGFLTLSFATIGFLSKLLAEDIESMDKVQAEAIKASGARWMQWINYGVQPQVMPRLVGLSMYRIDINFRESAILGLVGAGG; translated from the coding sequence GGCATTGCAGGAAATCATCGTCGCCATCCTGCTGGTCGCCATCTTCGGATTTGGACCGCTGGCAGGGTTCCTGACCCTTTCCTTCGCCACAATCGGCTTTTTGTCCAAGCTGTTGGCAGAAGACATTGAATCCATGGACAAGGTGCAGGCTGAAGCCATCAAAGCCTCCGGTGCCCGCTGGATGCAATGGATCAACTACGGCGTGCAGCCGCAGGTCATGCCGCGTCTGGTGGGGCTGTCCATGTACCGGATCGACATCAATTTCCGCGAAAGTGCCATCCTCGGTCTGGTCGGCGCAGGCGGG